A stretch of the Bacillota bacterium genome encodes the following:
- a CDS encoding peptidoglycan DD-metalloendopeptidase family protein produces MEKKGSAKPVQMLKERVRQWLRSLELLVEGRWLAWVSLGLMVIVTVGGLFYLAGDWNRARWDSSEDFYWSEPLVPAEPAEMPAAEPSPVNKATPEPGPQPPATIPVQAEVQPQATDADPGPAPEEPLAPVLAAGQAFSDLAYPVQAQVTSAFGWRKHPVFADWRYHPGVDLKVAPGTEVKAVLSGMVAEVKEDDIFGKMVVIDHGVQRSSTYSHLDEMKVEVGQAVEKGEVIGTVGQTGIAHEPHLHLELRLEGTALDPALYLPVLEETAPVPMNE; encoded by the coding sequence ATGGAAAAGAAAGGATCGGCCAAGCCGGTTCAGATGCTGAAGGAACGCGTCCGGCAGTGGCTGCGCTCGCTTGAGCTACTGGTAGAGGGCCGCTGGCTGGCGTGGGTTTCTTTAGGACTTATGGTGATTGTTACCGTTGGCGGGCTCTTTTATCTGGCCGGCGATTGGAATCGCGCCCGCTGGGACAGCAGCGAAGATTTCTACTGGTCCGAACCGTTAGTTCCGGCCGAGCCGGCGGAGATGCCGGCCGCAGAGCCGAGCCCGGTAAACAAGGCCACACCAGAACCTGGGCCGCAGCCGCCAGCGACGATACCGGTTCAAGCCGAGGTTCAACCGCAAGCTACTGACGCCGATCCGGGCCCGGCACCGGAGGAACCGTTGGCACCGGTGCTGGCGGCGGGGCAAGCATTCAGCGATTTAGCCTATCCAGTGCAAGCTCAGGTTACGTCAGCGTTTGGTTGGCGTAAGCATCCTGTGTTTGCCGATTGGCGCTATCATCCTGGGGTGGATTTGAAAGTTGCTCCAGGGACGGAAGTAAAAGCAGTTCTGTCTGGAATGGTGGCCGAAGTGAAAGAGGACGATATTTTTGGGAAAATGGTGGTTATCGATCATGGAGTACAACGAAGCAGTACCTATAGTCATCTAGACGAGATGAAAGTAGAAGTGGGCCAGGCAGTGGAAAAAGGCGAAGTGATCGGTACAGTGGGACAAACCGGTATTGCCCATGAACCCCACCTGCATTTGGAGCTCAGATTAGAGGGCACGGCATTGGATCCGGCGTTATATTTACCGGTGCTTGAAGAAACGGCACCGGTACCAATGAACGAGTAG
- a CDS encoding TRAP transporter permease: MDLDFGPKTREFKGFLAVIVSLIAIAASLFHLYTAQFGAFFALIQRDIHWLFMAVLIFLLYPAGPKSPRNRLPWYDLVCIAATLYAGLYILIDMHNIVTRAGDPTLTDIVLGIITVLLVLEAARRTIGMALPIVAIAALLYAYFGPYMPGLLGHKGYSFRRIFPYQFLTTEGIYGVPLGVSSTFVYLFILFGAFLNKTGAGKFFIDLAFALTGSSQGGPAKSAIVSSGLLGTVSGSSVANVVTTGTFTIPLMKRVGYEPHFAGAVEAASSTGGQIMPPVMGAAAFIMAEVLGVPYISVAAAAAIPAVLYYISLFAQVHFRAGRLGLKGIPRSELPDLKQTLAQGWHLLIPLIVLIVILVWGYSPMKAVFWTIILTGGLSFIKPETRITGPKLLEALEEGARSAVEVAAACACAGIVVGVVTMTGLGLKIAGLIVTWSRGQLFLALPLTMLASILLGMALPTTAKYVVLSTLAAPALVRLGIPAMAAHMFILYFGVVADITPPVALAAYAGAGLAKANAMKTGWTACQVGLAAFIVPFMFAYSPSLVLIGTGGEILLAFITASIGVVTLAAAMQGWIWSALPIWSRAICFACALLLIKPGVTTDIAGAIGLAIVMLQQMTVVRRTRSQEGMIAEPK; encoded by the coding sequence TTGGACCTAGATTTTGGACCAAAAACGCGTGAGTTTAAAGGGTTCCTGGCTGTTATAGTCAGCCTTATTGCCATTGCCGCTTCGCTGTTTCATTTGTATACAGCCCAGTTCGGTGCTTTTTTTGCGCTCATTCAACGAGATATTCACTGGTTATTTATGGCGGTGCTGATCTTTCTCTTGTATCCAGCCGGTCCAAAGTCCCCGCGGAATCGGCTGCCTTGGTATGATCTTGTTTGTATTGCGGCGACTTTATACGCCGGGTTGTATATCCTGATCGATATGCACAATATTGTTACCCGAGCCGGAGATCCAACTCTAACCGACATTGTCTTAGGTATTATCACGGTGCTGTTAGTACTGGAGGCTGCTCGCCGTACCATCGGAATGGCTCTGCCGATAGTGGCCATAGCTGCTCTCCTGTATGCTTATTTCGGCCCCTATATGCCGGGTTTGCTGGGCCATAAGGGCTACAGCTTTCGGCGGATTTTTCCATATCAATTCTTAACTACAGAAGGCATTTACGGTGTGCCGCTGGGAGTTTCCTCTACGTTTGTCTACTTGTTCATTTTGTTCGGGGCTTTCCTCAACAAAACCGGGGCGGGGAAGTTTTTTATTGACCTGGCGTTTGCCCTGACCGGTTCATCCCAAGGGGGCCCGGCCAAATCCGCTATCGTTTCCAGCGGTTTACTGGGTACAGTTTCGGGCAGCTCGGTAGCTAACGTGGTTACCACCGGCACCTTCACCATTCCGCTCATGAAGCGGGTGGGCTACGAACCGCACTTTGCCGGCGCCGTGGAAGCGGCTTCGTCCACCGGAGGCCAAATTATGCCGCCGGTGATGGGAGCAGCAGCCTTTATTATGGCTGAGGTGCTAGGGGTACCCTATATCAGTGTAGCGGCAGCAGCTGCTATCCCAGCGGTGCTGTATTATATCTCACTGTTCGCCCAGGTGCATTTCCGCGCCGGGCGCCTAGGGCTGAAGGGAATTCCTCGGAGTGAATTGCCGGACCTAAAACAGACTTTGGCTCAGGGTTGGCACCTACTGATACCGCTGATAGTATTGATAGTAATTTTGGTCTGGGGCTACTCACCCATGAAAGCGGTATTCTGGACTATTATTCTCACTGGGGGGTTGAGTTTCATTAAGCCCGAAACCAGGATTACCGGACCGAAGCTGCTGGAAGCCCTGGAGGAAGGGGCTCGATCGGCAGTAGAGGTGGCGGCAGCCTGTGCGTGTGCCGGTATCGTAGTCGGTGTGGTTACCATGACCGGGTTGGGGCTCAAGATTGCCGGACTGATCGTCACCTGGTCTCGAGGACAGCTATTCTTGGCTCTGCCCCTTACGATGCTGGCGTCGATCCTGCTGGGCATGGCCTTACCTACCACGGCCAAATATGTGGTGCTATCCACTTTGGCGGCTCCGGCACTGGTGCGGCTGGGGATACCGGCCATGGCCGCTCACATGTTCATCCTTTACTTCGGTGTTGTAGCCGACATTACTCCGCCGGTAGCACTGGCTGCTTATGCCGGTGCTGGATTAGCTAAGGCCAATGCCATGAAAACAGGTTGGACGGCCTGTCAAGTTGGACTGGCGGCTTTTATTGTTCCGTTCATGTTTGCCTATAGTCCTTCTTTAGTGCTTATCGGCACTGGAGGTGAGATTCTCCTGGCGTTTATCACCGCTTCTATCGGTGTTGTTACTCTCGCAGCTGCCATGCAGGGTTGGATTTGGAGCGCTTTGCCTATTTGGTCTCGAGCAATCTGTTTTGCCTGTGCCCTGCTGTTGATCAAGCCCGGCGTGACCACTGACATCGCCGGGGCGATCGGGCTGGCCATTGTCATGTTGCAGCAGATGACAGTGGTCAGAAGAACGCGCAGCCAAGAAGGAATGATTGCCGAACCCAAATAG
- a CDS encoding DUF1850 domain-containing protein, whose amino-acid sequence MRSRVVVLCALLLGTVLLCPLTVLKVCSPAGDVVLQRPLPPNGQFELHYTHSWDKTPVQEVFASDEDGSLMLVEERYLWMGAGLDFHPSAQLDFSGDMVRVLAPRRLGILHLAVATVANQRLVFGREEVPLTSLAQPGTKLTLQLKKASVLAVLSGLIP is encoded by the coding sequence GTGCGGTCAAGGGTTGTTGTGCTGTGCGCCTTACTGCTGGGAACGGTGCTGCTTTGTCCGCTGACAGTGCTAAAGGTATGCTCCCCGGCCGGTGATGTAGTGCTGCAACGACCCTTGCCGCCTAATGGTCAGTTCGAACTGCACTACACGCACTCTTGGGATAAAACCCCGGTGCAGGAAGTGTTTGCCAGCGATGAAGACGGAAGTCTTATGCTGGTTGAAGAACGGTACCTATGGATGGGTGCAGGCTTAGACTTTCATCCGTCAGCGCAACTTGACTTCAGCGGTGATATGGTACGGGTGCTTGCGCCCAGACGTCTAGGAATACTTCACCTGGCCGTTGCTACAGTGGCTAACCAACGCCTGGTCTTTGGCCGGGAAGAAGTACCCCTTACCAGCCTGGCTCAACCCGGAACAAAGCTTACCCTACAACTGAAGAAGGCTAGTGTCTTGGCTGTCCTATCTGGATTAATTCCGTGA
- a CDS encoding TAXI family TRAP transporter solute-binding subunit, with protein MMRKGYRWQLIGIVMLVLLVVLAGCAPKPAEKEAEEEKPAETVYLTFSSGSVGGVYYSLGGAIADTMSRVPGFQCVSESTAASIENCRLVGLGESEFGFAMNDAAYKAVEGIDPFDEKLPLKALFVVYPAPQHVLTLKGSGIKSVEDMKGKRVSVDAAGSGCEAMSKEILKAMGMSYDDIKVAFLSQPEAATAIKDGNIDALFWNFAYPGAVVLDVASVRDIELIPLPEEVMDELAAKFPYYRKGKIPGGTYKGVDEDTPALEVGNVIVAHEDMDEELAYTITKTLFDNVKSMGEVHPAALQMDPETAWKTPIEIHPGAARYFKEVGTLK; from the coding sequence ATGATGAGAAAAGGTTATCGCTGGCAACTCATCGGTATTGTGATGTTGGTTTTGTTAGTTGTGCTGGCTGGGTGTGCTCCAAAACCGGCCGAAAAAGAAGCGGAAGAGGAAAAACCGGCAGAAACTGTATACCTAACCTTTTCCTCCGGCAGTGTAGGGGGAGTGTACTATTCTCTCGGCGGGGCCATTGCTGACACCATGAGCAGAGTGCCTGGATTCCAATGTGTGTCCGAATCTACTGCTGCCTCCATTGAAAACTGCCGTCTAGTGGGTCTGGGGGAGTCAGAGTTCGGCTTTGCGATGAATGACGCTGCCTACAAGGCGGTCGAAGGCATCGATCCCTTTGATGAGAAACTTCCTCTGAAGGCGCTGTTTGTTGTGTATCCAGCACCACAGCATGTTCTTACCCTGAAGGGCTCAGGAATCAAGAGCGTGGAGGATATGAAAGGCAAAAGAGTGTCAGTGGATGCTGCCGGCAGCGGCTGCGAAGCCATGTCGAAAGAGATCTTAAAGGCCATGGGCATGAGTTATGATGACATTAAAGTTGCTTTTTTGTCGCAGCCGGAAGCGGCTACCGCCATCAAAGACGGTAACATCGATGCATTGTTCTGGAACTTTGCCTATCCGGGAGCAGTGGTGCTGGATGTGGCCTCGGTTCGTGACATTGAACTGATTCCGCTGCCGGAAGAGGTTATGGACGAACTAGCAGCCAAATTCCCGTACTATCGTAAAGGCAAGATCCCGGGGGGAACCTATAAAGGGGTAGACGAAGATACGCCAGCGCTGGAAGTAGGGAATGTTATTGTAGCACATGAGGACATGGATGAAGAACTGGCCTATACTATTACCAAGACATTGTTTGACAACGTGAAGTCCATGGGGGAGGTACACCCGGCCGCTTTGCAGATGGATCCGGAGACAGCCTGGAAGACTCCCATTGAGATTCACCCTGGCGCCGCGAGATACTTCAAAGAAGTGGGCACGTTGAAATAA
- the eam gene encoding glutamate 2,3-aminomutase, which translates to MTITEVDKRAIALKRAEELKGRIAPYLTAREKVESGLELSAQFEQRQQELKRFFGATDEEWNAWHWQIANRISDVEVLEQVINLTPEEKQQIQEVGSQYRWAISPYYASLMSQDDPACPIRMRAVPSIQELLDVEGLADPMAEEFTSPAPRITRRYPDRLIINVTNQCGMFCRHCQRRRNIGEVDHPASDEDIQAALDYIRANPEIRDVLITGGDPLTMEDDKIDWILGELGSIPHVEVKRIGSATPVTMPQRITQQLCDIFAKHLPFYINSHFNHPKEVTPAAQEACFRLARAGVGLGNQTVLLKGINNDPYIMKKLCQDLLRIMVRPYYIFHAKIVQGTTHFVTTVQDGLEIMENLRGYTSGLAIPWYIINAPEGHGKTPIVPQYLVSMGKDHVLIRNWEGKVFKYPNGFQQP; encoded by the coding sequence ATGACTATAACGGAAGTGGACAAACGGGCCATTGCTCTGAAGCGGGCGGAAGAACTTAAAGGGCGCATTGCCCCCTATCTCACAGCCAGAGAAAAGGTGGAAAGCGGTTTAGAACTCAGCGCCCAGTTTGAGCAACGCCAGCAAGAGCTAAAGAGGTTTTTTGGTGCCACTGACGAAGAATGGAACGCTTGGCATTGGCAGATAGCGAATCGAATTTCCGACGTGGAAGTATTAGAACAGGTGATCAATTTAACTCCGGAAGAGAAGCAGCAGATTCAAGAAGTGGGCAGCCAATACCGCTGGGCCATTTCGCCGTACTATGCTTCGCTCATGTCCCAGGATGATCCCGCCTGCCCGATACGTATGCGGGCGGTGCCCAGCATCCAAGAACTATTGGATGTGGAAGGCCTGGCCGACCCCATGGCGGAAGAGTTTACGTCACCGGCACCGCGGATTACCAGGCGCTATCCGGACCGGCTGATCATTAACGTTACCAATCAGTGCGGCATGTTTTGTCGCCACTGCCAGCGGCGCCGCAACATCGGCGAAGTGGATCACCCGGCTAGCGATGAAGATATCCAGGCCGCCCTTGATTACATCCGGGCTAACCCTGAAATTCGAGACGTGTTGATTACCGGCGGGGATCCGCTCACGATGGAAGACGATAAAATAGATTGGATCTTGGGTGAGCTGGGCAGCATTCCCCATGTGGAAGTAAAACGTATCGGCAGCGCTACTCCGGTAACCATGCCGCAGCGAATTACGCAGCAGCTATGCGACATATTTGCTAAGCACCTGCCGTTCTACATTAACAGCCATTTTAACCATCCGAAGGAAGTTACCCCTGCGGCCCAAGAAGCCTGCTTCCGGCTGGCACGAGCCGGGGTGGGGCTGGGCAACCAAACCGTGCTTCTAAAGGGCATTAACAACGATCCCTATATTATGAAGAAGCTCTGCCAGGACTTGCTGCGGATCATGGTACGGCCGTACTACATTTTCCATGCCAAGATCGTTCAAGGCACCACTCACTTTGTCACCACCGTGCAAGACGGCTTGGAGATTATGGAAAACCTGCGCGGCTACACTTCAGGCCTGGCAATACCATGGTACATCATCAACGCCCCTGAAGGCCACGGGAAGACTCCGATTGTTCCTCAGTATCTGGTTTCCATGGGTAAGGACCACGTGCTGATCCGGAACTGGGAAGGGAAGGTATTTAAGTACCCGAACGGGTTTCAGCAGCCGTAA
- a CDS encoding MurR/RpiR family transcriptional regulator, whose protein sequence is MGSENTSLETRLKKNITELSEAQRALAEFLLSNFEQAAFLTAGRVGALVGVSESTVVRFAYAVGYQGWPQLQAELQEMVKDRLSTATRLRMSTASDVTGEKSVAREVIETDLENLRRTLQDLKEDTFNAAVEAVIEAESIYVLGGRSARSLAHFLAFYLQMIGKCVHVNPQGLGSIFEELAPVKPEDLIIGISFPRYTRKIVEGFAYARAKGAKTLALTDNVISPLGQMADITLTARSSLGSFIESFVAPLSVINALLTAVGRRDKDKTLACLDELEELAQEHRIFYLPGGGVNNII, encoded by the coding sequence ATGGGCAGCGAGAACACAAGCTTGGAGACACGACTCAAGAAGAACATTACCGAATTGTCCGAGGCGCAACGAGCCTTAGCTGAGTTTCTTCTTTCCAACTTTGAACAGGCGGCTTTCTTAACTGCCGGTCGGGTCGGAGCCTTGGTGGGCGTAAGCGAGTCCACCGTGGTGCGTTTTGCCTACGCCGTGGGGTATCAAGGTTGGCCCCAATTGCAGGCTGAATTACAGGAAATGGTAAAAGACCGGCTGAGTACGGCTACCCGACTAAGAATGTCCACGGCATCAGATGTTACTGGGGAAAAATCGGTGGCCCGTGAGGTTATCGAGACAGATCTGGAGAACCTGCGTCGTACCTTGCAGGACCTTAAAGAGGATACTTTCAACGCTGCCGTGGAAGCGGTCATCGAGGCTGAAAGCATTTATGTTCTGGGCGGCCGCAGCGCACGTTCGTTGGCTCATTTTCTGGCTTTCTACCTGCAAATGATCGGGAAATGCGTGCATGTAAACCCCCAGGGCTTAGGTAGCATCTTTGAAGAACTGGCCCCGGTAAAGCCGGAGGATCTGATAATTGGTATCAGCTTCCCCCGCTATACCCGCAAAATAGTTGAGGGCTTCGCTTATGCCCGGGCCAAAGGCGCCAAAACCCTGGCCCTGACCGACAATGTTATCTCGCCGCTGGGACAGATGGCGGACATTACCCTAACCGCCAGGAGTAGTCTGGGCTCATTCATCGAATCTTTCGTGGCTCCGCTGTCAGTTATCAACGCTCTCCTTACGGCTGTGGGCCGCAGAGATAAGGACAAGACCTTGGCATGTCTGGATGAGCTGGAAGAACTGGCTCAGGAGCACAGAATTTTTTACCTGCCGGGAGGTGGTGTTAACAACATTATCTGA
- the spoIID gene encoding stage II sporulation protein D, with protein MRSLLTATVLLVFIAVLLVPTAVVSFYPSPKLLPQDPESPGRAEVVEMGPVLKVFQADSNQIKEMPLEDYLVGVVAGEMPALFEEEALKAQAVAARTYALRRLKAYGGSGCPKHPEADICTDASCCQAYLGENELRRQWGIFSYPGYRLKIAEAVAATQGLVITYDHELIDPLYHASCGGLGTEDAEAVWGNAVAYLVPVKCPHEADSPHVAVEVSFSLSELEQQLGGKVAIPVSGGVNLEVLERTASGRVQKLQAGDVTLAGPEVRQRLGLNSTGFTWRLAEAGKVVFTTYGKGHGVGMCQYGANGLAKRDYDFRAILKHYYNGVEVEPPPGIN; from the coding sequence TTGAGGAGCTTGTTGACAGCCACGGTATTGTTGGTATTTATCGCTGTCTTGCTAGTACCCACCGCCGTGGTAAGCTTTTATCCCAGCCCAAAGTTGCTTCCTCAGGATCCAGAATCCCCAGGAAGAGCAGAGGTAGTGGAGATGGGACCGGTGCTCAAAGTGTTCCAGGCTGATAGTAATCAAATCAAGGAAATGCCACTGGAGGACTATTTGGTAGGCGTGGTTGCCGGTGAAATGCCAGCCCTGTTTGAAGAAGAAGCGCTTAAAGCGCAAGCAGTAGCAGCCCGAACTTATGCCCTGCGGCGCCTTAAGGCTTACGGCGGCAGCGGCTGCCCCAAGCACCCTGAGGCCGATATTTGTACTGATGCCAGTTGTTGCCAAGCTTATCTAGGGGAGAACGAGCTCAGACGGCAGTGGGGAATTTTTTCTTATCCCGGGTATCGCCTCAAAATTGCCGAGGCAGTGGCAGCTACCCAGGGTTTGGTAATTACGTATGATCATGAGCTAATCGACCCGCTATATCATGCCAGCTGTGGCGGCTTGGGTACCGAGGACGCCGAAGCGGTATGGGGGAACGCGGTGGCCTATCTGGTACCGGTTAAGTGCCCACATGAGGCTGACAGCCCTCATGTGGCCGTGGAAGTATCCTTTAGTCTGTCCGAGCTGGAACAGCAGCTAGGCGGGAAGGTGGCCATACCGGTAAGCGGCGGGGTGAATCTCGAGGTGCTGGAGCGCACAGCTAGTGGACGGGTGCAAAAACTACAGGCCGGTGATGTAACCTTGGCGGGCCCGGAGGTCCGGCAGCGGTTGGGGCTAAACTCCACCGGTTTCACCTGGCGGCTGGCTGAGGCTGGAAAGGTGGTGTTTACCACTTACGGCAAAGGTCACGGAGTCGGTATGTGTCAGTATGGAGCCAACGGACTGGCTAAGCGTGACTATGATTTTCGGGCCATACTCAAGCATTATTACAACGGAGTAGAGGTGGAACCTCCCCCGGGCATTAACTGA
- a CDS encoding AtpZ/AtpI family protein: protein MRSRISWIVTASKFTLGIAVGIVASYYLGNWIDTRYGTDSIFSSLLVLIAIIGGFYNLYRYVSRQYRN from the coding sequence ATGCGCAGCCGGATCAGTTGGATCGTAACCGCGAGCAAATTCACCTTGGGTATTGCAGTGGGTATTGTGGCCAGCTACTACCTGGGCAATTGGATTGACACTCGCTATGGAACCGACAGCATTTTTTCCAGCCTGTTAGTTTTGATTGCGATTATAGGCGGGTTTTATAACTTGTATCGCTACGTTTCCCGTCAGTATAGAAATTGA
- the wecB gene encoding UDP-N-acetylglucosamine 2-epimerase (non-hydrolyzing) encodes MTKVKIMSIFGTRPEAIKMAPVVKALAAVSEFDSKVVVTAQHREMLDQVLDLFSIRPDYDLDIMAAAQSLTQITARILTRLDEVLATERPQMVLVHGDTTTTFAAALAAFYRQIPVGHVEAGLRTGAKYFPYPEEINRCLTGVLADVHFAPTTVARGNLLQEGVPPDRILVTGNTAIDALFLTVAADYKFRHPALKAWDWDRYRILVVEAHRRENWGRPLEDICWAVAEITELYPDVAVIFPVHLNPKVQEPVRRILGNRPRIHLLEPLEYADFANLMAHSHIILSDSGGIQEEAPSLGRPVLVLRSVTERPEAVAAGTVKVVGTDKEKVVAATEELLTDEKAYGRMAQAANPYGDGRAASRILSGLQRYFGFAHEQPSEW; translated from the coding sequence ATGACTAAGGTTAAGATTATGTCCATATTCGGTACGCGCCCGGAAGCCATTAAAATGGCGCCGGTGGTAAAGGCGCTGGCGGCGGTGTCGGAATTTGACTCTAAGGTGGTGGTAACGGCTCAGCACCGGGAGATGCTAGATCAGGTGTTGGATCTGTTTTCCATCCGGCCGGACTATGATCTGGACATCATGGCGGCGGCTCAAAGCCTAACTCAGATTACTGCTCGGATTCTAACCAGACTGGATGAGGTATTGGCCACGGAACGCCCTCAGATGGTATTGGTTCACGGTGATACCACCACCACTTTTGCTGCTGCTCTGGCGGCGTTTTACCGACAGATTCCAGTGGGGCATGTGGAAGCCGGGCTTAGAACCGGGGCTAAGTATTTTCCTTATCCGGAAGAAATTAATCGCTGTTTAACCGGTGTTCTGGCCGACGTGCATTTTGCGCCGACGACAGTTGCCCGCGGGAATCTACTACAAGAGGGCGTACCTCCGGACCGCATACTGGTTACCGGGAATACGGCCATCGACGCCCTGTTTCTAACGGTGGCCGCAGATTATAAATTCCGCCACCCGGCTTTAAAGGCCTGGGATTGGGACCGGTACCGGATACTGGTGGTGGAAGCACACCGGCGAGAGAATTGGGGGCGGCCGCTGGAGGATATCTGCTGGGCCGTGGCAGAGATAACAGAGCTGTATCCTGATGTAGCTGTTATTTTTCCCGTCCACCTAAACCCCAAAGTACAAGAACCGGTCCGGCGTATTTTAGGAAACCGTCCGCGTATACATTTACTGGAGCCGTTAGAGTATGCTGATTTTGCCAACTTGATGGCTCACTCGCATATAATATTAAGTGATTCCGGGGGGATTCAAGAGGAAGCTCCGTCTTTGGGCCGGCCGGTGTTGGTACTGCGCAGTGTTACTGAACGACCGGAAGCAGTGGCAGCGGGAACGGTGAAAGTGGTGGGGACCGACAAGGAGAAAGTGGTGGCGGCCACCGAGGAGCTGTTAACCGATGAGAAGGCCTACGGTCGTATGGCCCAAGCGGCCAACCCCTACGGAGACGGCCGAGCGGCCAGCCGTATTTTAAGTGGCCTTCAGCGCTATTTTGGCTTTGCCCACGAGCAACCATCAGAGTGGTGA